In Malus sylvestris chromosome 15, drMalSylv7.2, whole genome shotgun sequence, a single genomic region encodes these proteins:
- the LOC126605127 gene encoding cell wall protein DAN4-like isoform X1, giving the protein MAPLMYLSFRKVLLLSSALVFLFPALLLSAHSESVESSHFVASTRKILLELEIDPDQDLPKKTKSSTTTTTTTTKSSKNQTKLIKPTLSSSKNKTKLIKPTLSSSKNQTKLLKPNLSSSKNQTKILKSTTHSNSNSNSTKNVQLKKLNPTSKPSDSTKPTSNSSKKTSDSTKPTSNSSKKTSDFIKPSSPKNQTSKPTTPKQSHNLVDKKKTTDTKRPTQQKPKKPIEPSWIDQEDDTDFVSDFTGLPGKFQQSLIPDLERISTTSKNYLTKANKQMTNQFKPIVGNKYAATIASAVSCAFLLIPLLLVSLLFNRIKAYFSLQKLLIFVQVYLSIYFSILCLSALVTGLEPLKFFYATSQSTYVRLQVLQTLGYVLYLLLLLMYLVLVFSTDSGLGSKVLGLAQTFVGFAVGLHYYMSVFHRAVLKQPPKTNWKVHGIYATCFLVICLFATAERRKKGYLQEGGEEGKKL; this is encoded by the coding sequence ATGGCTCCACTCATGTACTTGAGTTTCAGAAAGGTACTCCTGCTTTCCTCTGCTCTTGTCTTCCTCTTTCCTGCTCTCCTCCTTTCTGCCCACTCTGAGTCCGTTGAGAGCTCACACTTTGTTGCCAGTACAAGGAAAATCTTGTTAGAATTAGAAATCGACCCAGACCAGGACCTGCCCAAAAAGACCAagtcctccaccaccaccaccaccaccaccaccaaatcCTCAAAAAACCAGACCAAATTGATCAAACCCACCTTGTCTTCTTCAAAAAACAAGACCAAATTGATCAAACCAACCTTGTCTTCCTCGAAAAACCAGACCAAACTCCTCAAACCCAATCTGTCTTCCTCCAAGAACCAAaccaagattttgaaatccaccacccattccaattccaattccaattccaccAAGAATGTCCAGTTGAAGAAGCTCAATCCCACATCAAAACCCTCAGATTCCACCAAACCCACATCAAATTCCTCGAAGAAAACCTCAGATTCCACCAAACCCACATCAAATTCCTCGAAGAAAACCTCAGATTTCATCAAACCAAGCTCACCCAAGAACCAAACATCCAAACCCACCACCCCAAAACAATCCCACAACCTCGTCGACAAGAAAAAAACCACCGACACCAAAAGACCCACccaacaaaaacccaaaaaaccaatCGAACCCAGCTGGATCGACCAAGAAGACGACACCGATTTCGTGTCGGATTTCACCGGCTTACCCGGGAAATTCCAGCAATCCCTAATCCCAGATTTGGAGAGAATCTCGACCACCTCGAAGAATTACCTCACTAAAGCCAACAAACAAATGACGAACCAGTTCAAGCCCATTGTCGGCAACAAGTACGCCGCCACCATCGCCTCCGCCGTGTCGTGCGCCTTCCTGTTGATCCCTCTGCTGTTAGTCTCTCTCCTCTTCAACCGCATCAAAGCCTACTTCTCTCTCCAAAAGCTGTTGATCTTCGTCCAAGTCTACCTCTCCATCTACTTCTCCATACTCTGCCTCTCTGCTCTCGTCACCGGCCTCGAACCTCTCAAGTTTTTCTACGCTACTTCGCAGTCCACCTACGTCCGCCTGCAGGTACTGCAGACTCTCGGCTACGTCTTGTACCTGCTGCTGCTGCTCATGTACTTGGTTCTGGTTTTCTCAACCGATTCTGGGCTGGGCTCGAAAGTGTTGGGCCTGGCCCAGACATTCGTAGGGTTCGCCGTTGGGCTTCATTACTACATGTCGGTGTTTCATAGAGCTGTGCTCAAGCAGCCGCCCAAGACCAACTGGAAGGTTCATGGAATCTACGCCACGTGTTTTCTTGTGATTTGTCTGTTTGCCACCGccgagaggaggaagaagggttACTTGCAAGAGGGAGGTGAGGAGGGCAAGAAGCTTTAA
- the LOC126605127 gene encoding uncharacterized protein LOC126605127 isoform X2: MAPLMYLSFRKVLLLSSALVFLFPALLLSAHSESVESSHFVASTRKILLELEIDPDQDLPKKTKSSTTTTTTTTKSSKNQTKLIKPTLSSSKNKTKLIKPTLSSSKNQTKLLKPNLSSSKNQTKILKSTTHSNSNSNSTKNVQLKKLNPTSKPSDSTKPTSNSSKKTSDFIKPSSPKNQTSKPTTPKQSHNLVDKKKTTDTKRPTQQKPKKPIEPSWIDQEDDTDFVSDFTGLPGKFQQSLIPDLERISTTSKNYLTKANKQMTNQFKPIVGNKYAATIASAVSCAFLLIPLLLVSLLFNRIKAYFSLQKLLIFVQVYLSIYFSILCLSALVTGLEPLKFFYATSQSTYVRLQVLQTLGYVLYLLLLLMYLVLVFSTDSGLGSKVLGLAQTFVGFAVGLHYYMSVFHRAVLKQPPKTNWKVHGIYATCFLVICLFATAERRKKGYLQEGGEEGKKL, encoded by the exons ATGGCTCCACTCATGTACTTGAGTTTCAGAAAGGTACTCCTGCTTTCCTCTGCTCTTGTCTTCCTCTTTCCTGCTCTCCTCCTTTCTGCCCACTCTGAGTCCGTTGAGAGCTCACACTTTGTTGCCAGTACAAGGAAAATCTTGTTAGAATTAGAAATCGACCCAGACCAGGACCTGCCCAAAAAGACCAagtcctccaccaccaccaccaccaccaccaccaaatcCTCAAAAAACCAGACCAAATTGATCAAACCCACCTTGTCTTCTTCAAAAAACAAGACCAAATTGATCAAACCAACCTTGTCTTCCTCGAAAAACCAGACCAAACTCCTCAAACCCAATCTGTCTTCCTCCAAGAACCAAaccaagattttgaaatccaccacccattccaattccaattccaattccaccAAGAATGTCCAGTTGAAGAAGCTCAATCCCACATCAAAACCCTCAGATTCCACCAAACCCACATCAAATTCCTCGAAGAAAAC CTCAGATTTCATCAAACCAAGCTCACCCAAGAACCAAACATCCAAACCCACCACCCCAAAACAATCCCACAACCTCGTCGACAAGAAAAAAACCACCGACACCAAAAGACCCACccaacaaaaacccaaaaaaccaatCGAACCCAGCTGGATCGACCAAGAAGACGACACCGATTTCGTGTCGGATTTCACCGGCTTACCCGGGAAATTCCAGCAATCCCTAATCCCAGATTTGGAGAGAATCTCGACCACCTCGAAGAATTACCTCACTAAAGCCAACAAACAAATGACGAACCAGTTCAAGCCCATTGTCGGCAACAAGTACGCCGCCACCATCGCCTCCGCCGTGTCGTGCGCCTTCCTGTTGATCCCTCTGCTGTTAGTCTCTCTCCTCTTCAACCGCATCAAAGCCTACTTCTCTCTCCAAAAGCTGTTGATCTTCGTCCAAGTCTACCTCTCCATCTACTTCTCCATACTCTGCCTCTCTGCTCTCGTCACCGGCCTCGAACCTCTCAAGTTTTTCTACGCTACTTCGCAGTCCACCTACGTCCGCCTGCAGGTACTGCAGACTCTCGGCTACGTCTTGTACCTGCTGCTGCTGCTCATGTACTTGGTTCTGGTTTTCTCAACCGATTCTGGGCTGGGCTCGAAAGTGTTGGGCCTGGCCCAGACATTCGTAGGGTTCGCCGTTGGGCTTCATTACTACATGTCGGTGTTTCATAGAGCTGTGCTCAAGCAGCCGCCCAAGACCAACTGGAAGGTTCATGGAATCTACGCCACGTGTTTTCTTGTGATTTGTCTGTTTGCCACCGccgagaggaggaagaagggttACTTGCAAGAGGGAGGTGAGGAGGGCAAGAAGCTTTAA